In the genome of Desulfuromonas sp. DDH964, one region contains:
- a CDS encoding DUF1858 domain-containing protein, with translation MADQITKDMTFHQVLKMSPEVAKVLGKYHLGCVGCMGAMNETLEQGAMAHGLDVQDILRDLNAIFA, from the coding sequence ATGGCAGACCAGATCACCAAGGACATGACCTTTCACCAGGTGCTGAAGATGAGCCCCGAGGTTGCCAAGGTTCTTGGCAAATATCATCTCGGCTGCGTCGGCTGCATGGGGGCCATGAACGAAACCCTTGAGCAGGGCGCCATGGCCCACGGCCTGGATGTCCAGGATATCCTGCGCGACCTGAACGCCATCTTTGCCTGA